A window from Sphingobacteriales bacterium encodes these proteins:
- the gyrB gene encoding DNA topoisomerase (ATP-hydrolyzing) subunit B, whose amino-acid sequence MAVAEEFVNNYTAENIQVLEGLEAVRKRPAMYIGDISQRGLHHLVYEVVDNSIDEALAGFCTEINVVIHPDNSISVEDNGRGIPVEIHPKEQRSALEVVMTVLHAGGKFDKDSYKVSGGLHGVGVSCVNALSEKLKVEVYRKGKIYVQEYEKGKPLYPVKENGTTEKSGTYVWFKPDSSIFQTTEYKYDTLKTRLKELAFLNKGVRLTLKDERESENGNGKQFEEFFSLGGLSEFVTFIDINRESLIPEPISFSGIKNDIPIDVAFQYNTSYNENLHSYVNNINTIEGGTHVSGFRKALTRVFKNYAEKEGLLKNVKFEISGDDFREGLTAVISIKIQEPQFEGQTKTKLGNSDALGAVDSFISDALMTYLDEHPKEAKAIVNKVVLSAQARHAARKAREMVQRKNGFNSAGLPGKLADCSSNDPDECEIFLVEGDSAGGTAKQGRDRRFQAILPLRGKILNVEKALEHKIYDNEEIKNLFTALGVSIGTAEDGHALNIDRLRYKKIIIMTDADVDGSHITTLILTLLYRYMKELIEYGYVYIATPPLYLIRKGKDEVYCWSDDERDKILSELNSGGKDGSVYVQRYKGLGEMNAEQLWNTTMNPEKRVLRLVSIENAAEADRIFSILMGDDVAPRREFIETNARYANIDA is encoded by the coding sequence ATGGCAGTTGCAGAGGAATTTGTAAACAACTATACGGCAGAAAATATTCAGGTTCTTGAAGGTCTTGAAGCGGTCAGAAAAAGACCTGCTATGTATATTGGAGATATTAGTCAGAGAGGCCTTCATCATCTGGTATATGAGGTGGTTGACAACTCAATTGATGAAGCTTTAGCTGGATTTTGTACCGAAATAAACGTTGTTATTCATCCTGATAACTCTATCAGTGTTGAAGATAACGGACGTGGTATCCCCGTTGAAATACATCCCAAAGAACAGCGCTCAGCACTCGAAGTAGTCATGACTGTTTTACATGCAGGCGGGAAGTTCGATAAAGATTCCTATAAGGTTTCAGGTGGTTTGCATGGTGTTGGTGTTTCCTGCGTCAATGCACTTTCTGAAAAACTGAAAGTAGAGGTTTACAGAAAGGGAAAAATTTACGTTCAGGAATATGAAAAAGGAAAACCGCTTTACCCGGTAAAGGAAAATGGAACTACCGAAAAATCAGGAACTTATGTGTGGTTTAAACCCGACTCTTCTATATTCCAAACCACTGAATATAAATACGATACATTAAAAACAAGACTAAAAGAGCTTGCATTTCTCAACAAAGGGGTGCGTCTTACATTGAAAGACGAAAGAGAAAGTGAGAATGGCAATGGAAAACAATTTGAGGAATTTTTTTCACTTGGTGGATTGAGTGAATTTGTTACCTTTATCGATATTAACCGTGAATCACTCATTCCTGAACCTATCAGCTTCAGTGGAATTAAAAATGACATTCCGATTGACGTTGCTTTTCAGTACAATACTTCCTATAATGAGAATCTTCATTCCTATGTAAACAACATCAACACCATAGAAGGCGGAACACACGTTTCTGGCTTCCGAAAAGCACTGACAAGGGTCTTTAAAAATTATGCTGAAAAAGAAGGTTTGCTGAAAAATGTAAAATTTGAGATCAGTGGGGATGACTTCAGAGAAGGCCTAACAGCTGTTATTTCAATTAAAATTCAGGAGCCACAGTTTGAAGGACAGACAAAAACTAAATTGGGGAATTCAGATGCCCTTGGAGCTGTCGATAGCTTTATTTCAGATGCCCTGATGACTTACCTGGATGAACACCCCAAAGAAGCCAAAGCCATTGTCAACAAAGTGGTTTTGTCGGCTCAGGCAAGACATGCAGCCAGAAAAGCACGCGAAATGGTTCAGCGAAAAAACGGATTCAACTCAGCCGGACTTCCTGGTAAACTTGCCGATTGCTCTTCAAACGACCCTGACGAATGTGAAATCTTTCTCGTTGAAGGTGATTCAGCTGGCGGAACAGCCAAACAGGGAAGAGACAGACGATTTCAGGCCATTCTTCCTCTCAGAGGCAAAATCCTTAATGTCGAAAAGGCTCTTGAACATAAAATTTACGATAACGAAGAAATTAAAAACCTCTTCACCGCTTTGGGCGTATCCATCGGTACTGCCGAAGATGGCCATGCTTTGAACATTGACAGGCTTCGTTATAAGAAAATTATCATTATGACCGATGCCGATGTGGATGGCAGCCATATTACCACCTTGATTCTCACTCTCCTTTACCGTTATATGAAAGAGCTTATCGAATATGGTTATGTTTACATTGCCACTCCTCCGCTTTACCTGATTCGTAAGGGTAAAGATGAAGTTTATTGCTGGTCAGACGATGAAAGGGATAAAATCCTGAGTGAACTGAATTCCGGTGGAAAAGATGGCTCTGTTTACGTGCAACGTTATAAGGGTCTTGGCGAAATGAATGCAGAACAATTATGGAATACAACCATGAATCCGGAAAAGAGGGTTTTACGTTTGGTTAGCATTGAAAATGCTGCTGAAGCCGATAGGATTTTTTCTATTTTAATGGGCGATGACGTAGCACCCAGAAGAGAATTTATTGAGACAAATGCACGCTACGCCAATATTGACGCTTAA
- the gpmA gene encoding 2,3-diphosphoglycerate-dependent phosphoglycerate mutase: MHKLVLIRHGESLWNQENRFTGWKDIDLSEKGINEAHQAGKILFKEGYHFSKAYTSVLKRAIRTLWIVLDELDLMWIPVVNSWRLNERHYGALQGLNKNEMVQLHGEEQVHKWRRGFDVRPPAMEISDERYVGNDVRYSQLKKEEIPLTESLKDTIDRLLPLWENDIKPDIQKGEQLIIAAHGNSLRAIVKTLDNLSDEEIMELNIPTGIPLVYELSEDLKPLRHYYLGDPEEIEKAIAKVKAQTQKK, translated from the coding sequence ATGCATAAGTTAGTGTTAATCAGGCATGGAGAAAGCCTTTGGAACCAGGAAAACCGTTTTACAGGATGGAAGGATATTGATTTAAGTGAAAAAGGAATCAATGAAGCACATCAGGCTGGCAAAATTTTGTTTAAAGAAGGCTATCATTTTTCAAAAGCATATACTTCAGTATTAAAAAGAGCCATACGGACACTCTGGATTGTTTTGGACGAACTTGACCTGATGTGGATTCCAGTTGTAAATTCATGGCGGCTGAACGAAAGGCATTATGGGGCACTTCAGGGGCTAAACAAGAATGAAATGGTTCAGCTTCATGGAGAAGAGCAGGTTCATAAATGGAGGAGGGGTTTTGATGTTCGTCCTCCCGCTATGGAAATAAGTGACGAAAGATATGTGGGAAATGATGTTCGCTACAGTCAATTGAAAAAAGAAGAAATCCCGCTTACTGAAAGCCTGAAAGATACCATCGACAGGCTTTTACCTTTGTGGGAAAATGATATTAAACCCGATATTCAGAAAGGCGAACAGCTTATCATAGCCGCTCATGGAAATAGCCTTAGAGCTATTGTAAAAACGCTTGATAATCTTTCAGATGAAGAAATAATGGAATTAAATATTCCTACCGGAATACCACTTGTTTATGAGCTTTCAGAAGATTTAAAACCATTGCGCCACTATTATTTAGGTGATCCTGAAGAAATTGAGAAAGCCATTGCTAAGGTAAAGGCACAGACTCAAAAGAAATAA
- the ribD gene encoding bifunctional diaminohydroxyphosphoribosylaminopyrimidine deaminase/5-amino-6-(5-phosphoribosylamino)uracil reductase RibD: protein MVKFAGHSILIAKIKFLNKLALTDELLMSRCLDLAKSGFPAVLPNPMVGALIVSEARIIAEGYHHYFGGIHAEVDAIRKVKDKEILRKSTLYVNLEPCSHFGKTPPCVHQIIEAGIPEVVVAGKDPNPLVNGRGINILKEHGIVVREGVRETEAIELNKRFYTFYRKNRPYIILKFATTKDGFLAKENYYSKWISNEYSRILVHKWRGEEMAILTGANTVRYDDPHLTNRFSKTGNPVRIFFDRDLSIPVTKHIFDNSSRTIVYNFVKEDKDNQTEWVKLDRTKDFIAQIINHLFTINIQSLIVEGGAKILSAFLDRNLWDEARIFTAEKLFRSGIKAPEIRVEPFETIEIIDNQLNIYFNSGQGLKKPDKA, encoded by the coding sequence ATGGTTAAATTCGCTGGTCATTCAATTTTGATTGCAAAAATAAAATTCTTAAATAAATTAGCCTTGACTGACGAGTTGTTAATGAGCAGATGTTTAGACCTTGCGAAAAGCGGATTTCCGGCTGTTTTACCGAATCCGATGGTAGGGGCGCTTATTGTGTCAGAAGCAAGGATTATTGCAGAAGGCTATCATCATTATTTTGGCGGAATACATGCCGAGGTTGATGCCATCAGAAAGGTTAAAGACAAGGAGATATTAAGAAAATCAACATTATACGTGAACCTTGAACCCTGTTCTCATTTCGGAAAAACGCCTCCTTGTGTTCATCAGATTATTGAAGCCGGTATTCCTGAAGTGGTAGTTGCAGGTAAAGATCCGAATCCACTGGTCAACGGCAGGGGAATTAACATCCTGAAAGAGCACGGAATTGTTGTCAGAGAAGGGGTCAGAGAAACTGAGGCTATTGAATTAAACAAGCGTTTTTATACCTTTTACCGAAAGAACAGGCCATATATCATTCTGAAGTTTGCAACCACAAAGGATGGATTTTTAGCAAAAGAAAATTATTACTCGAAATGGATCAGCAATGAGTATTCCCGAATATTGGTTCATAAATGGAGAGGAGAAGAAATGGCCATTTTAACCGGAGCCAATACAGTCAGATATGATGATCCTCATTTAACCAACAGATTTTCGAAAACAGGTAATCCTGTCAGAATCTTTTTTGACAGGGATTTATCAATTCCTGTTACAAAGCATATATTTGATAACAGCAGCAGAACCATCGTATACAATTTTGTAAAAGAAGATAAAGACAATCAGACAGAGTGGGTAAAATTAGACCGCACGAAAGATTTTATAGCACAGATAATCAATCATTTATTCACGATAAACATTCAATCTCTGATAGTTGAAGGCGGAGCGAAAATACTGTCGGCCTTTCTGGATAGAAATTTATGGGACGAAGCCAGAATTTTTACTGCCGAAAAACTGTTCAGGTCTGGTATTAAAGCTCCTGAAATCAGAGTTGAGCCATTTGAGACAATTGAAATAATTGACAATCAGTTGAATATTTATTTTAATAGCGGACAAGGATTAAAAAAACCAGATAAGGCTTAA
- a CDS encoding DUF1573 domain-containing protein, with amino-acid sequence MKTVSQIILIFSIAVFISCSQTNKKDKITPDLIKNPNSASSGAKKEKLPELTFKTTIHDFGNIIEGSKVSFSFKFTNTGKADLVISNCIPSCGCTVPDFPKKPIKPGESGYIDVTFDSKGRSGTFNKDVTVYANTIPNSTVIYIKGNITNR; translated from the coding sequence TTTCATATCATGCTCCCAAACGAACAAGAAGGATAAAATTACCCCTGACCTGATTAAAAATCCCAATTCAGCATCATCAGGAGCAAAAAAGGAAAAATTACCTGAGCTGACATTTAAAACAACCATACACGATTTCGGAAACATCATTGAAGGCTCAAAAGTGTCATTTTCATTTAAATTTACCAACACAGGCAAAGCCGACCTTGTTATCTCAAACTGTATCCCATCCTGTGGCTGCACAGTACCTGATTTTCCCAAAAAACCCATTAAACCCGGGGAATCAGGCTATATTGACGTTACTTTTGACAGCAAAGGCAGAAGCGGTACATTCAACAAAGATGTTACTGTTTATGCCAACACAATTCCCAATTCAACCGTAATCTATATTAAAGGAAACATAACTAACAGATAA
- the yajC gene encoding preprotein translocase subunit YajC, which yields MAPQTTPGQKSNPLTSLLPFILILVIIYFFMIRPQSKKAKEQRAFKEQIKKGDKIVTIGGIHGKIVEVQDKDFVIEIAPNVRITIQKDAVSMEASRVLNQNDKN from the coding sequence ATGGCCCCTCAGACAACACCCGGGCAGAAATCAAACCCTCTGACTTCTTTGTTACCATTTATTTTAATCCTGGTTATTATTTATTTTTTCATGATCAGGCCTCAAAGTAAAAAAGCCAAAGAACAAAGAGCCTTCAAAGAACAAATTAAAAAAGGCGATAAAATTGTTACCATTGGTGGTATTCATGGAAAAATCGTTGAAGTGCAGGATAAAGACTTCGTGATTGAAATAGCCCCCAATGTCAGAATTACCATTCAAAAAGATGCAGTTTCAATGGAAGCATCAAGGGTATTAAACCAAAATGATAAAAACTAA
- the prmC gene encoding peptide chain release factor N(5)-glutamine methyltransferase — translation MTSEFNHIVQTLKGNYSHQEATAMAEILFTDLLGFKKTDIFIHPGLQLNAAQLTALSDATQRLLNNEPVQYITGFCHFYDLKFLVNPEVLIPRPETEELVDLIIRENSHKKNTVLDIGTGSGCIAVSLKINLPDSQVFALDYKPEILSVAKENALRQSAEITFIQADLFSSDLSELKEYQFDIIVSNPPYVLNKEKQFMSERVLNHEPAEALFVPDNDPLVFYRIIIEKTLQFLKSHGKYYFEINEKNGYMMTELLSSFGLKEIRIHKDINNKNRIVFCRKD, via the coding sequence ATGACCAGCGAATTTAACCATATTGTCCAAACCCTGAAAGGTAATTATTCTCATCAGGAGGCTACCGCCATGGCAGAAATTCTGTTCACTGACCTGTTAGGATTTAAGAAAACAGATATTTTTATTCATCCCGGCCTTCAGCTCAATGCTGCCCAGCTGACTGCGCTATCAGATGCAACCCAAAGATTGCTTAATAATGAGCCTGTTCAATACATCACAGGCTTTTGTCATTTTTATGATTTAAAGTTTCTGGTTAATCCTGAAGTTTTAATCCCCCGCCCTGAAACAGAGGAACTTGTCGATCTGATTATCAGGGAAAACTCTCATAAAAAAAATACAGTACTCGATATTGGAACAGGTTCTGGTTGTATTGCCGTTTCTCTTAAAATCAATCTTCCTGATTCACAAGTTTTTGCTCTTGATTACAAACCTGAAATTCTTTCAGTTGCTAAGGAAAATGCACTAAGACAATCAGCTGAAATAACTTTTATTCAGGCCGATTTGTTTTCGTCTGACTTATCAGAACTCAAAGAATATCAATTTGATATAATTGTCAGCAATCCTCCTTATGTTTTAAATAAAGAAAAACAATTCATGTCGGAAAGGGTCCTGAACCATGAACCCGCTGAAGCATTGTTTGTTCCCGACAACGATCCGCTTGTTTTTTACAGGATTATTATTGAAAAAACTTTACAATTTTTAAAATCTCATGGAAAATATTACTTCGAAATAAATGAGAAAAACGGATACATGATGACAGAACTACTGTCCTCATTTGGTTTGAAAGAAATCAGGATTCATAAAGACATCAATAATAAAAACCGGATAGTTTTCTGCAGGAAGGATTGA
- a CDS encoding gliding motility lipoprotein GldH: MSIFRNKIWILIGLWVLLLMGCGRGIIYTRYIKIDNFVWNFNKKIEFKVNIKETDKKYEVLLHIRNASQYPYSNIWINVSGVDPDAKNIFTRKYEFTLADESGRWLGKGLGDIIDNQFIIVEDFSAEKTGTYSFIVNHEMRVDNVPGIMDIGLTVREKKNKD, translated from the coding sequence ATGAGTATTTTTAGAAACAAAATATGGATTTTAATCGGACTTTGGGTGTTGCTGCTGATGGGTTGTGGCAGGGGGATTATTTATACCCGCTATATTAAAATTGATAACTTCGTCTGGAATTTTAACAAAAAGATTGAATTCAAGGTTAATATAAAAGAGACTGACAAAAAATACGAGGTTTTACTGCACATTCGTAATGCAAGCCAATATCCATACAGCAATATCTGGATTAATGTATCTGGTGTTGATCCCGATGCTAAAAATATCTTTACCAGAAAATATGAATTCACTCTTGCTGACGAAAGTGGCAGATGGTTGGGAAAAGGTCTTGGAGATATTATTGATAATCAATTTATTATAGTTGAAGATTTTTCGGCAGAAAAAACCGGCACCTATTCTTTTATCGTAAACCATGAAATGAGGGTTGACAATGTACCCGGAATCATGGATATTGGATTGACAGTGAGAGAGAAAAAGAATAAAGATTAA
- a CDS encoding dephospho-CoA kinase, whose product MKKIGITGGIGSGKTKVCEFFEELGIPVYYSDIQAKSLMNTNSKLINKIISTFGEKSYINNVLNKEYLSEEVFNNPEKLKTLNSIVHPFVIEDFQHWCLSKNNYPYVIIESALLVETGLYKTLDLLICVVANEEEKIKRIAERDKLSREKILKRMENQMNDEEKSQYADFVIVSGDLAHVKTQVQNIHDEICKRLII is encoded by the coding sequence ATGAAGAAAATTGGCATTACCGGAGGAATAGGCTCAGGTAAAACAAAGGTTTGTGAATTTTTTGAAGAACTTGGAATTCCTGTATATTATTCTGATATTCAGGCAAAATCATTAATGAATACAAACTCAAAGCTGATTAATAAAATCATCAGTACTTTCGGAGAAAAATCCTATATCAATAATGTGCTCAACAAGGAATACCTTTCTGAAGAAGTTTTTAACAATCCCGAAAAGTTAAAAACACTCAACAGCATCGTTCATCCGTTTGTAATTGAAGATTTTCAACATTGGTGTCTGTCAAAGAACAATTATCCTTATGTCATTATTGAATCCGCCTTGCTTGTCGAAACCGGCCTTTATAAAACGCTTGATTTGTTAATTTGTGTTGTTGCCAATGAAGAAGAAAAAATAAAACGCATCGCAGAAAGAGACAAACTGAGCCGCGAAAAAATCTTAAAACGAATGGAAAATCAGATGAATGATGAGGAAAAATCACAATATGCTGATTTTGTGATAGTTTCAGGCGATTTGGCACACGTAAAAACACAAGTGCAAAATATTCATGACGAAATATGTAAAAGACTGATAATCTAA